From Quercus robur chromosome 8, dhQueRobu3.1, whole genome shotgun sequence:
TGATCCCTTGCCTTGATTAtaaggaataaaagaaaaatgcataaGAGAATAAGAAGAATCATGTAAAGCTTTGGCGCGTATGTGCGCACACACAGAAGAGAGACTGCATTAAGTAGAAATTGAATTACAATCTTACAAATAACAAGCTCAACTTACATTTATATATCACAAAAGTTTTAAGGCAACATAGAAAAATAGGGTAGGCTAGCTACCTGTCGCTTTGGTTGTAGTAAAAGGGCTGTTCAATGCTTTATAAACCTCTGGAGGACTTCAAAGTATTCTGGGAATGATTTTCGGGTGCAACCAGGGTCGTTGATGATGACAGGAACATCTCCACAGGCAGCAAGTGAGAATGCCATGGCCATTCTGTGATCATCATATGTGTCAATAGTTGTTACATTGAGATTCTCCGGTGGAGTGATCACACAATAATCTGGTCCTTCTTCAACTGTTGCTCCCAACTGAAATATGAAGCCCATATGTTTAGTGCAAATGatactagaaaaataaaagaatgggaAAACAAAGCAGAGGGATTTCAAATGTAAAGAAAGCCAAATGAACTTACCTTCCTGAGTTCTGTGCAAATGGCAATCATTCGTTCTGTCTCCTTCACTCTCCAACTTGccactataaaaataggaaaaaccaAGAGACTAAGGGTGTGTTATCAGCCATAAATCCAAAatgtgcatgatatgatttctTATGATGCAGTAGCTTACTTAGATGATTATGTGTTTGTTCACAACTTCTACCTACTACAAGCAAAAAGTCCACTGTTCTCTAGAGTCTAGACTTgccttttttatactttttttttttaatttaatttttttatgtgaagtTTCCCATTAATGAATAGGTCAATTTGTTAGAATTAAAGGTGAGGGCCCACCATATGGTGGCTATATGTGCCTGCATCAAGTTTATGTTCACAGCCATTTTCTACAATAGAAGAGCCTAAATTATACACCTATTTtccaaaatggaaaagaaatggAACCCCAAATGCTGAACACAAGTTCATTGTTAATGTTCCCTATGAAGTCATGAAGTACAAGGAGACTGGCAAATCCAAGGTTCAATGCATTTACCTTCACCACCACTTAACAAAGGCTAAAATACTCTTAATTTTTTCTCCACCACGAAAAGGCCCACATACCATCTCTTATAGCAGTCGGTCCATCAGCAAAAAGAGCAACTACAGCAAGAGTCATCGCAACATCTGGCATTTTGTTCATGTTGACATCAATAGCTCGCAAGTGTTTTCTTTTGGAAGAATCTTGAGGTGGTCCAGTTACTGTGACACTAGTCTCTGTCCAGGTAACTTTAGCACCCATCTTCTCAAGAACTTCCGCGAATTTTACATCTCccttgaaaaacaaaaaaatatggtAAAATGTTAGTTGATTTGGTCAATGCATGTGAAATATAAACAGACATGTAGCACAGAGTAGTCAAACTAATCAAGGTTGTGGTATTAAATCTGGGAGACATTATGAATCAGTAAGAGCTTCACAAGCAACATTGCATTTCTTCACTTAAGTGATATTACTAAATCAGGCTTTTGCCAATTGTCTAGGATTCCCCACTCCTGGCCCTTAATGGCCATGGGAGTCAGAGCCATGTCTCAATCACAGAGTGGTTGATCATCTGAAAAGATCAACTAAACACAATGGCATTTACTAGATCAACTACCCAATAATAAACATACTCATCAAACAGCACATTTTAGCTAACTCCAGGATTTGGCTCAAAAATGTTCAGCAGATTCACATGAGCCCAAATTAAGCACTAAATATTGGCATCCGTGATTTACCTGCAAACTGCTTGTCCCACAGCCTTCAACAGTAACTGTCCCACCGGTGACTGCTGCACCAGCTAAGAAGTAACTAGCACTTGAAGCATCACCTTCAACATAAGCATTTCCAGGAGACCTAAAATATTTACTACTCTCAATTCTATAACCTGATTTCACAAAGTGTTGGAACTATATATTATAGAACCTACTTGTACTTTTGACCTCCATGGATCAAGAACCGATCCAAGCTATCATTGTGTTCTACAGAGATCCCAAACCGTTCCACCAGCTTCAAAGTCATCTCAACATAAGGAGCGGAAATCAACCTGTCGAtgatttcaatttcaacatCTCCAAGAGCCAGAGGAGCAGCCATGATCAAAGCAGTCAAGAATACACTACTAGTTGATCCAGAGAGCTTCACCTGCAAACAAAGACACAAAGCATGAAGGATCATGTTGGTTAATCTTTGCACACAACACCAAAACAAAGTAATCTGTTAGACATGCTGacaaaaaacttaatgaaagtgGAAGGAAGGATGAAATGAGcgacattttaattttttcaggAATGAAAATAGAACATGTACTACATTTCAAAGATGAAAAGAATACTTTTGCCCAATTTTTTTCATCCCAAATGTTTTCCACAGCAATTGCAAATTGTAAATCATTACATTGATGGAATGTAACTGAAACAAACATATTTGACACTTGAGAATTGAAATCCATAATCCATACACTTAAAATTCCCTTAAATCCTGGAAGATTCTTTTTAAATTGCTAAATATGAACATTAGACGGCCAAGAGcttaaaatcaaacaaatgaatCATCGACTTCAAGGGAGGAAAGACTTCACTCAGAAAGCTCTCCAAGAAGGATTTTGCCCCAACTCACTTGCCAGGTTACAAACCCAATTATCCATTCCTCTATACAAAAGGTAAAATCACTAGTTGAAATCTCAGTGTAGTTATGCTTATGCAGACCTAATCTTTCTGAACTCAGAATCGCATCACATTAAATTTAAACCTTGCTTCTCAAGGTT
This genomic window contains:
- the LOC126697121 gene encoding 3-phosphoshikimate 1-carboxyvinyltransferase 2-like isoform X2, which gives rise to MMITEWPWHSHLLPVEMFLSSSTTQICSVAHKPKSLSSLSFGSQFLGSSKSLTLKHKHVCMVGGGKVGTFRVCASVATAGKPSTVPEIVLQPIKDISGTITLPGSKSLSNRILLLAALSEGTTVVDNLLDSEDIHYMLGALKTLGLHVEDDKAIKRAIVEGCGGLFPVGKQSRDEIQLFLGNAGTVMRPLTAAVTTAGGHSSYILDGVPRMRERPIGDLVDGLKQLGADADCFLGTKCPPVRVVGKGGLPGGKVKLSGSTSSVFLTALIMAAPLALGDVEIEIIDRLISAPYVEMTLKLVERFGISVEHNDSLDRFLIHGGQKYKSPGNAYVEGDASSASYFLAGAAVTGGTVTVEGCGTSSLQGDVKFAEVLEKMGAKVTWTETSVTVTGPPQDSSKRKHLRAIDVNMNKMPDVAMTLAVVALFADGPTAIRDVASWRVKETERMIAICTELRKLGATVEEGPDYCVITPPENLNVTTIDTYDDHRMAMAFSLAACGDVPVIINDPGCTRKSFPEYFEVLQRFIKH
- the LOC126697121 gene encoding 3-phosphoshikimate 1-carboxyvinyltransferase 2-like isoform X1, whose amino-acid sequence is MMITEWPWHSHLLPVEMFLSSSTTQICSVAHKPKSLSSLSFGSQFLGSSKSLTLKHKHVCMVGGGKVGTFRVCASVATAGKPSTVPEIVLQPIKDISGTITLPGSKSLSNRILLLAALSEGTTVVDNLLDSEDIHYMLGALKTLGLHVEDDKAIKRAIVEGCGGLFPVGKQSRDEIQLFLGNAGTVMRPLTAAVTTAGGHSSYILDGVPRMRERPIGDLVDGLKQLGADADCFLGTKCPPVRVVGKGGLPGGKVKLSGSTSSVFLTALIMAAPLALGDVEIEIIDRLISAPYVEMTLKLVERFGISVEHNDSLDRFLIHGGQKYNKYFRSPGNAYVEGDASSASYFLAGAAVTGGTVTVEGCGTSSLQGDVKFAEVLEKMGAKVTWTETSVTVTGPPQDSSKRKHLRAIDVNMNKMPDVAMTLAVVALFADGPTAIRDVASWRVKETERMIAICTELRKLGATVEEGPDYCVITPPENLNVTTIDTYDDHRMAMAFSLAACGDVPVIINDPGCTRKSFPEYFEVLQRFIKH